The Platichthys flesus chromosome 18, fPlaFle2.1, whole genome shotgun sequence genome includes a window with the following:
- the LOC133973615 gene encoding zinc finger protein 41-like: protein MSSVQYLREFISERLTAAAEEIFTVFEKTIVQYEEEVDRQRRLLETVLKPEIKLHRIELPQQHVCKEDEVLTDQQLCPQERNSSLDQEEQEPPQIKEEQEEMFTSQEGEQLVLKQETETCMLIPYCEESDHKEPEGEHQVLSHNSPVAASHDQNRRKHMDSESTGNEEPNPPMSFYENKSPGYNVDNSSKSEINYNTHTELPQQHVCKEEEVLTDQQLCHQERSSSLDQEEQEPPQIKEEQEEMCTSQEGEQLVLKQETETCMLTPHGEESDHREPEGEHQVLSHNSPVAESQDQNRRKHLDSESTGNDEPNPQKSFHENLSHISNVDNSPKSERNSNTHKVKKSFKCDTCRKTYVSKYKLKIHLRTHTGEQPYTCKICTKRFVRSFDLKVHMRIHTGEKPYSCQTCGKRFGRSNQLKIHLRTHTGEKPYSCQTCTKRFVCSSHLKVHVRFHTGEKPYSCKICQKGFVRSCHLKVHMRTHTGEKPYCCQTCGESFGRSDQLKVHIRTHS from the exons ATGTCTTCGGTTCAGTATTTGAGAGAGTTTATCAGCGAGCGActaacagctgctgctgaggagatatTCACGGTCTTTGAAAAAACCATCGTCCAGTACGAAGAAGAGGTCGATCGTCAGCGCAGACTGCTGGAGACCGTTTTGAAACCTGAAATAAAGCTGCACAGGATCG AGCTCCCACAGCAGCATGTCTGTAAGGAGGATGAGGTTCTCACTGACCAGCAGCTCTGTCCCCAGGAGAGGAACTCCAGTCTGGACCAAGAGGAACAAGAACCTCCACAGAtaaaagaggaacaggaggaaatgttcaccagtcaggagggagagcagcttgTACTGAAGCAGGAGACTGAAACCTGCATGTTGATTCCTTATTGTGAGGAGAGTGACCATAAAGAACCAGAGGGTGAGCACCAGGTCCTCTCTCACAACTCTCCTGTAGCTGCAAGCCACGAtcagaacagaagaaaacatatgGATTCAGAatcaacaggaaatgaagaaccAAATCCACCgatgagtttttatgaaaataaaagtcctgGTTACAATGTGGACAACTCTTCCAAATCAGAGATTAACTATAATACTCACACAG AGCTCCCACAGCAGCATGTctgtaaggaggaggaggttctcaCTGACCAGCAGCTCTGTCACCAGGAGAGGAGCTCCAGTCTGGACCAAGAGGAACAAGAACCTCCAcagattaaagaggaacaggaggaaatgtgcaccagtcaggagggagagcagctcgTACTGAAGCAGGAGACTGAAACCTGCATGTTGACTCCTCATGGTGAGGAAAGTGACCACAGAGAACCAGAGGGTGAACACCAGGTCCTCTCTCACAACTCTCCTGTAGCTGAGAGCCAAGAtcagaacagaagaaaacatttggATTCAGAATCAACAGGAAATGACGAACCAAACCCACAGAAGAGTTTTCATGAAAACCTGAGTCACATTAGCAATGTAGACAACTCTCCCAAATCAGAGAGAAACTCTAATactcacaaagttaaaaagtctTTCAAATGTGACACTTGTAGAAAAACGTATGTTAGTAAGTATAAATTGAAGATTCATCTGAGAACACACACGGGTGAACAACCTTATACATGCAAAATATGCACGAAAAGATTTGTAAGGAGTTTTGATTTGAAGGTTCATATGAGAATTCACACTGGTGAAAAGCCATATTCCTGCCAAACCTGTGGGAAAAGGTTCGGACGTAGTAATCAATTGAAAATCCACTTGAGAACTCACACTGGGGAGAAGCCATATTCTTGCCAAACATGTACAAAACGTTTTGTATGTAGTAGTCATTTGAAGGTCCATGTGAGGTTTCACACAGGTGAGAAGCCATATTCATGCAAAATATGTCAGAAAGGTTTTGTAAGGAGTTGTCATTTGAAGGTTCATATGAGAActcacactggtgagaagccaTATTGTTGCCAAACTTGTGGGGAAAGTTTTGGACGTAGTGATCAATTGAAAGTCCACATTAGAACTCACAGTTGA
- the LOC133973613 gene encoding zinc finger protein 391-like isoform X1: MSSVQYLREFISERLTAAAEEIFTVFEKTIVQYEEEVDRQRRLLETVLKPEIKLHRIELPQQHVCKEEEVLTDQQLCHQERNSSLDQEEKEPPQIKEEQEEMCTSQEGEHLVLKQETETCMLTPHGEESDHREIEGEHQVLSHNSPVAESQDQNRRKHMDSESTRNEEPNPQKSFPANRSHSNNMDNSPKSEINSNTQTELPQQHVCKEEEVLTDQQLCHQERNSSLDQEEQEPPQIKEEQEEMCTSQEGEQLVLKQETETCMLTPHGEESDNREPDSEHLLSHNSPVAESQDQNRRKYMDSESTGNEEPNPQKSFHENRSHSSNVDNSPKSEINYNTQTGRKSFKCDTCRKTYVCKHKLKIHLRTHTGEKPYLCKICHKGFVRNGDLKVHMRIHTGEKPYSCQTCEKSFRLSDELKVHIRTHTGEKPYSCQTCTKRFVRSCDYKVHMRIHTGEKPYSCQTCEKRFRRSDELKVHIRTHTGEKPYSCQTCTKRFVRSCDNKVHMRIHTGEKAFTCKICHKRFVRSGDLKIHLRTHQVEKPFSCKICPKYFVRSSKLKIHMRIHTGEKPYSCKTCGKRFGRGDHLKVHIRTHR; encoded by the exons ATGTCTTCGGTTCAGTATTTGAGAGAGTTTATCAGCGAGCGActaacagctgctgctgaggagatatTCACGGTCTTTGAAAAAACCATCGTCCAGTACGAAGAAGAGGTCGATCGTCAGCGCAGACTGCTGGAGACCGTTTTGAAACCTGAAATAAAGCTGCACAGGATCG agctcccacagcagcatgtctgtaaggaggaggaggttctcaCTGACCAGCAGCTCTGTCACCAGGAGAGGAACTCCAGTCTGGACCAAGAGGAAAAAGAACCTCCAcagattaaagaggaacaggaggaaatgtGCACCAGTCAGGAGGGAGAGCATCTCGTACTGAAGCAGGAGACGGAAACCTGCATGTTGACTCCTCATGGTGAGGAAAGTGACCATAGAGAAATAGAGGGTGAGCACCAGGTCCTCTCTCACAACTCTCCTGTAGCTGAGAGCCAAGAtcagaacagaagaaaacatatgGATTCAGAATCAACACGAAATGAAGAACCAAACCCACAGAAGAGTTTTCCTGCAAACAGGAGTCACAGTAACAATATGGACAACTCTCCCAAATCAGAGATTAACTCTAATACTCAAACAG agctcccacagcagcatgtctgtaaggaggaggaggttctcaCTGACCAGCAACTCTGTCACCAGGAGAGGAACTCCAGTCTGGACCAAGAGGAACAAGAACCTCCAcagattaaagaggaacaggaggaaatgtgcaccagtcaggagggagagcagctcgTACTGAAGCAGGAGACTGAAACCTGCATGTTGACTCCTCATGGTGAGGAAAGTGACAACAGAGAACCAGACAGTGAGCACCTCCTCTCTCACAACTCTCCTGTAGCTGAGAGCCAAGAtcagaacagaagaaaatatatgGATTCAGAatcaacaggaaatgaagaaccAAACCCACAGAAGAGTTTTCATGAAAACAGGAGTCACAGTAGCAATGTGGACAACTCTCCCAAATCAGAGATTAACTATAATACTCAAACAGGTAGAAAGTCTTTCAAATGTGACACTTGTAGAAAAACGTATGTATGCAAGCATAAATTGAAGATTcatctgagaacacacacaggtgaaaaacCTTATTTATGCAAAATATGTCATAAAGGATTTGTAAGGAATGGTGATCTGAAAGTCCACATGAGaattcacactggtgagaagccaTATTCTTGCCAAACATGCGAGAAAAGTTTTAGACTTAGTGATGAATTGAAAGTCCACATTAGAActcacactggtgagaagccaTATTCTTGTCAAACATGTACAAAACGTTTTGTAAGGAGTTGTGATTATAAAGTCCACATGAGaattcacactggtgagaagccaTATTCTTGCCAAACATGCGAGAAAAGGTTTAGACGTAGTGATGAATTGAAAGTCCACATTAGAActcacactggtgagaagccaTATTCTTGTCAAACATGTACAAAACGTTTTGTAAGGAGTTGTGATAATAAAGTCCACATGAGaattcacactggtgagaagGCATTTACGTGCAAAATATGTCATAAAC GTTTTGTAAGGAGTGGTGATTTGAAAATCCACCTGAGAACTCACCAAGTTGAGAAGCCATTTTCGTGCAAAATATGTCCGAAATATTTTGTAAGAAGTAGCAAATTGAAAATCCATATGAGGattcacactggtgagaagccaTATTCTTGCAAAACATGTGGTAAAAGGTTTGGACGTGGTGATCATTTGAAAGTCCACATTAGAACTCACCGTTGA
- the LOC133973613 gene encoding zinc finger protein 239-like isoform X2, which translates to MSSVQYLREFISERLTAAAEEIFTVFEKTIVQYEEEVDRQRRLLETVLKPEIKLHRIELPQQHVCKEEEVLTDQQLCHQERNSSLDQEEKEPPQIKEEQEEMCTSQEGEHLVLKQETETCMLTPHGEESDHREIEGEHQVLSHNSPVAESQDQNRRKHMDSESTRNEEPNPQKSFPANRSHSNNMDNSPKSEINSNTQTELPQQHVCKEEEVLTDQQLCHQERNSSLDQEEQEPPQIKEEQEEMCTSQEGEQLVLKQETETCMLTPHGEESDNREPDSEHLLSHNSPVAESQDQNRRKYMDSESTGNEEPNPQKSFHENRSHSSNVDNSPKSEINYNTQTGRKSFKCDTCRKTYVCKHKLKIHLRTHTGEKPYLCKICHKGFVRNGDLKVHMRIHTGEKPYSCQTCEKSFRLSDELKVHIRTHTGEKPYSCQTCTKRFVRSCDYKVHMRIHTGEKPYSCQTCEKRFRRSDELKVHIRTHTGEKPYSCQTCTKRFVRSCDNKVHMRIHTGEKAFTCKICHKRFVRSFDLKIHMRIHTGEKPFTCKYVIKVL; encoded by the exons ATGTCTTCGGTTCAGTATTTGAGAGAGTTTATCAGCGAGCGActaacagctgctgctgaggagatatTCACGGTCTTTGAAAAAACCATCGTCCAGTACGAAGAAGAGGTCGATCGTCAGCGCAGACTGCTGGAGACCGTTTTGAAACCTGAAATAAAGCTGCACAGGATCG agctcccacagcagcatgtctgtaaggaggaggaggttctcaCTGACCAGCAGCTCTGTCACCAGGAGAGGAACTCCAGTCTGGACCAAGAGGAAAAAGAACCTCCAcagattaaagaggaacaggaggaaatgtGCACCAGTCAGGAGGGAGAGCATCTCGTACTGAAGCAGGAGACGGAAACCTGCATGTTGACTCCTCATGGTGAGGAAAGTGACCATAGAGAAATAGAGGGTGAGCACCAGGTCCTCTCTCACAACTCTCCTGTAGCTGAGAGCCAAGAtcagaacagaagaaaacatatgGATTCAGAATCAACACGAAATGAAGAACCAAACCCACAGAAGAGTTTTCCTGCAAACAGGAGTCACAGTAACAATATGGACAACTCTCCCAAATCAGAGATTAACTCTAATACTCAAACAG agctcccacagcagcatgtctgtaaggaggaggaggttctcaCTGACCAGCAACTCTGTCACCAGGAGAGGAACTCCAGTCTGGACCAAGAGGAACAAGAACCTCCAcagattaaagaggaacaggaggaaatgtgcaccagtcaggagggagagcagctcgTACTGAAGCAGGAGACTGAAACCTGCATGTTGACTCCTCATGGTGAGGAAAGTGACAACAGAGAACCAGACAGTGAGCACCTCCTCTCTCACAACTCTCCTGTAGCTGAGAGCCAAGAtcagaacagaagaaaatatatgGATTCAGAatcaacaggaaatgaagaaccAAACCCACAGAAGAGTTTTCATGAAAACAGGAGTCACAGTAGCAATGTGGACAACTCTCCCAAATCAGAGATTAACTATAATACTCAAACAGGTAGAAAGTCTTTCAAATGTGACACTTGTAGAAAAACGTATGTATGCAAGCATAAATTGAAGATTcatctgagaacacacacaggtgaaaaacCTTATTTATGCAAAATATGTCATAAAGGATTTGTAAGGAATGGTGATCTGAAAGTCCACATGAGaattcacactggtgagaagccaTATTCTTGCCAAACATGCGAGAAAAGTTTTAGACTTAGTGATGAATTGAAAGTCCACATTAGAActcacactggtgagaagccaTATTCTTGTCAAACATGTACAAAACGTTTTGTAAGGAGTTGTGATTATAAAGTCCACATGAGaattcacactggtgagaagccaTATTCTTGCCAAACATGCGAGAAAAGGTTTAGACGTAGTGATGAATTGAAAGTCCACATTAGAActcacactggtgagaagccaTATTCTTGTCAAACATGTACAAAACGTTTTGTAAGGAGTTGTGATAATAAAGTCCACATGAGaattcacactggtgagaagGCATTTACGTGCAAAATATGTCATAAACGTTTTGTAAggagttttgatttgaaaatccACATGAGaattcacactggtgagaagccaTTTACATGCAAATATGTCATAAAGGTTTTGTAA
- the LOC133973624 gene encoding zinc finger protein 32-like yields MSSVQYLREFISERLTAAAEEIFTVFEKTIVQYEEEVDRQRRLLETVLKPEIKLHRIELPQQHVCREEGVLTDQQLCPQERSSSLDQEEQEPPQIKEEQEEMCTSQDGEQLVLKQETETCMLTPYCGGSDHREPEDEHQLLSHNSPVAESHDQNRRKHMDSESTGNDEPNPQKSFHENKSYSNNLDNCPKSKINSNTHTGKKSFKCDACGKTFVYKYNLKIHLRTHTGEKPYLCIICQKRFVKSSDLKVHVRIHTGEKPYSCQICGKEFGRRDQWRVHMRIHTGEKPHCCQTCGKCFVRSSTLKVHMRIHTGEKPYCCLTCGQCFVSSSKLKLHMTIHTGENPYSC; encoded by the exons ATGTCTTCAGTTCAGTATTTGAGAGAGTTTATCAGCGAGCGActaacagctgctgctgaggagatatTCACGGTCTTTGAAAAAACCATCGTCCAGTACGAAGAAGAGGTCGATCGTCAGCGCAGACTGCTGGAGACCGTTTTGAAACCTGAAATAAAGCTGCACAGGATCG AGCTCCCACAGCAGCATGTCTGTAGGGAGGAGGGGGTTCTCACTGACCAGCAGCTCTGTCCCCAGGAGAGGAGCTCCAGTCTGGACCAAGAGGAACAAGAACCTCCAcagattaaagaggaacaggaggaaatgtGCACCAGTCAGGATGGAGAGCAGCTTGTACTGAAGCAGGAGACTGAAACCTGCATGTTGACTCCTTATTGTGGGGGGAGTGACCATAGAGAACCAGAGGATGagcaccagctcctctctcacaaCTCTCCTGTAGCTGAGAGCCACGAtcagaacagaagaaaacatatgGATTCAGAATCAACAGGAAATGATGAACCAAACCCACAGAAGagttttcatgaaaacaaaagttaCAGTAACAATCTGGACAACTGTCCCAAATCAAAGATTAACTCTAATACTCACACAGGTAAAAAGTCTTTCAAATGTGACGCTTGTGGAAAAACTTTTGTTTATAAGTATAATTTGAAGATTCatctgagaacacacactggtGAAAAACCGTATTTATGCATAATATGTCAGAAAAGGTTTGTGAAAAGTAGTGATCTGAAAGTTCATGTGAGaattcacactggtgagaagccaTATTCTTGCCAAATATGTGGGAAAGAGTTTGGACGCAGGGATCAATGGAGAGTCCACATGAGaattcacactggtgagaagccaCATTGTTGCCAAACATGTGGTAAATGTTTTGTAAGAAGTAGTACATTGAAAGTCCACATGAGaattcacactggtgagaagccaTACTGTTGCCTAACATGTGGTCAATGTTTTGTAAGTAGTAGTAAATTGAAACTCCACATGACaattcacactggtgagaaTCCATATTCCTGCTAA
- the LOC133973619 gene encoding zinc finger protein 664-like, with translation MSSVQYLREFISERLTAAAEEIFTVFEKTIVQYEEEVDRQRRLLETVLKPEIKLHRIELPQQHVCKEEEVLTDQQLCPQERNSSLDQEEQEPPQIKEEQEEMCTSQEGEHLVLKQETETCMLTPHCEESDHREPEGEHQLLSHNSPLAESQDQNRRRHMDSVSTANEEPNPLKSFHENKNHRNNLDTSPMSKIYSNTHTGKKSFKCDSCGKTYVHEYNLKVHLRTHTGEKKYLCKICRNSFGRSDELKVHMRIHTGEMPFSCKICQKHFVSSSKLKIHVRIHTGVKPYPCQTCGKCFVNNGNLKVHLRTHTGEKPYLCKICQKRFVKRGDLKVHVRIHTGEKPYSCQICGKRFGRSDKLRVHMRIHTGEKPYCCQTCGKCFVSSSSLKVHMRIHTGEKPYCCLTCGKCFVSSSKLKLHMRIHTGEKPFSC, from the exons ATGTCTTCGGTCCAGTATTTGAGAGAGTTCATCAGCGAGCGActaacagctgctgctgaggagatatTCACGGTCTTTGAAAAAACCATCGTCCAGTACGAAGAAGAGGTCGATCGTCAGCGCAGACTGCTGGAGACCGTTTTGAAACCTGAAATAAAGCTGCACAGGATCG AGCTCCCCCAGCAGCATGTctgtaaggaggaggaggttctcaCTGACCAGCAGCTCTGTCCCCAGGAGAGGAACTCCAGTCTGGACCAAGAGGAACAAGAACCTCCAcagattaaagaggaacaggaggaaatgtGCACCAGTCAGGAGGGAGAGCATCTCGTACTGAAGCAGGAGACTGAAACCTGCATGTTGACTCCTCATTGTGAGGAGAGTGACCATAGAGAACCAGAGGGTGagcaccagctcctctctcacaaCTCTCCTTTAGCTGAGAGCCAAGATCAGAACAGAAGAAGACATATGGATTCAGTATCAACAGCAAATGAAGAACCAAACCCACTGAAGagttttcatgaaaacaaaaatcacagAAACAATCTGGACACCTCTCCGATGTCAAAGATTTACTCTAACACTCACACAGGTAAAAAGTCTTTCAAATGTGACAGTTGTGGAAAAACTTATGTTCATGAGTATAATTTGAAAGTTCATCTGAGAACACATACGGgtgaaaaaaagtatttatgtaaaatatgtaGGAATAGCTTTGGACGTAGTGATGAATTGAAAGTCCACATGAGAATTCACACTGGTGAGATGCCATTTTCGTGCAAAATATGTCAGAAACATTTTGTAAGTAGTAGTAAATTGAAAATCCATGTTAGAATTCACACTGGTGTGAAACCATATCCTTGCCAAACATGTGGcaaatgttttgtaaataaTGGTAATTTGAAAGTCCATTTGAGAACACACACTGGTGAAAAACCGTATTTATGCAAAATATGTCAGAAAAGGTTTGTGAAAAGGGGTGATTTGAAAGTTCATGTGAGAATTCACACGGGTGAGAAGCCATATTCTTGCCAAATATGTGGGAAAAGGTTTGGACGTAGTGATAAGTTGAGAGTCCACATGAGaattcacactggtgagaagccaTATTGTTGCCAAACATGTGGTAAATGTTTTGTAAGTAGTAGTTCATTGAAAGTCCACATGAGaattcacactggtgagaagccaTATTGTTGCCTAACATGTGGTAAATGTTTTGTAAGTAGTAGTAAATTGAAACTCCACATGAGaattcacactggtgagaagccaTTTTCGTGCTAA
- the LOC133973622 gene encoding zinc finger protein 664-like yields MSSVQYLREFISERLTAAAEEIFTVFEKTIVQYEEEVDRQRRLLETVLKPEIKLHRIELPQQHVCKEEEVLNDQQLCHQERNSSLDQEEKEPPQIKEEQEEMCTSQEGEQLVLKQETETCMLTPYCEGSDHREPEDEHQLLSHNSPVAESHDQNRRKHLDSGSTGNEEPNPPMSFHENKSHGCNVDNSHNSEINSNTHTGKKSFKCDTCGQTFVYKNNLKIHLRTHTGKKTYLCKICRKSFVSSSNLKVHVRFHTGEKPFLCKICQKSFYTSGHLKVHMIIHTGENPYSCQTCGKRFRRRDEFRIHMRIHTGEKPFSCKICQKCFVKSSNLKVHMRIHTGEKPYSCQTCGKRFGRSDELKFHIRTHR; encoded by the exons ATGTCTTCGGTTCAGTATTTGAGAGAGTTTATCAGCGAGCGActaacagctgctgctgaggagatatTCACGGTCTTTGAAAAAACCATCGTCCAGTACGAAGAAGAGGTCGATCGTCAGCGCAGACTGCTGGAGACCGTTTTGAAACCTGAAATAAAGCTGCACAGGATCG agctcccacagcagcatgtctgtaaggaggaggaggttctcaATGACCAGCAGCTCTGTCACCAGGAGAGGAACTCCAGTCTGGACCAAGAGGAAAAAGAACCTCCAcagattaaagaggaacaggaggaaatgtgcaccagtcaggagggagagcagcttgTACTGAAGCAGGAGACTGAAACCTGCATGTTGACTCCTTATTGTGAGGGGAGTGACCATAGAGAACCAGAGGATGagcaccagctcctctctcacaaCTCTCCTGTAGCTGAGAGCCACGAtcagaacagaagaaaacatttggATTCAGGatcaacaggaaatgaagaaccAAACCCACCGATGAgttttcatgaaaataaaagtcacGGTTGCAATGTGGACAACTCTCACAATTCAGAGATTAACTCTAATACTCACACAGGTAAAAAGTCTTTCAAATGTGACACTTGTGGACAAACTTTTGTTTATAAGAATAATTTGAAGATTcatctgagaacacacacaggcaaaaaaacatatttatgcaAAATATGTAGGAAAAGTTTTGTAAGTAGTAGTAATTTGAAAGTCCATGTGAGGtttcacactggtgagaagccTTTTTTGTGCAAAATATGTCAGAAAAGTTTTTATACAAGTGGTCACTTGAAGGTTCATATGATaattcacactggtgagaaTCCATATTCTTGCCAAACATGTGGGAAAAGGTTTCGACGTCGTGATGAATTTAGAATCCATATGAGAATTCACACAGGTGAGAAGCCATTTTCTTGTAAAATatgtcagaaatgttttgtGAAAAGTAGTAATTTGAAAGTCCATATGAGaattcacactggtgagaagccaTATTCTTGCCAAACGTGTGGGAAAAGGTTTGGACGTAGTGATGAATTGAAATTCCACATTAGAACTCACCGTTGA
- the LOC133973620 gene encoding gastrula zinc finger protein XlCGF28.1-like isoform X2, translating into MSSVQYLREFISERLTAAAEEIFTVFEKTIVQYEEEVDRQRRLLETVLKPEIKLHRIELPQQHVCKEEEVLNDQQLCHQERNSSLDQEEQEPPQIKEEQEEMFTSQEGEQLVLKQETDTCMLTPHGEESAHREQEGEHQLLSHNSPVAESQDQNRRKHMDSKSTGNEEPNPQKSFHENRSHGSNVDNSPKSEINSNTQTGKKSFKCDTCRKTYVCKYKLKSHLGTHTGEKPYLCKICKKGFGRGDELRVHMKIHTGEKPFSCQTCWKRFGRSNELKIHLRSHTGEKPYSCQTCTKRFVSNSKLKVHVRFHTGEKPFSCKICQKGFVRICDLKVHMRIHTGEKPYSCQTCGKRFVRTDELRIHMRTHTGEKPYSCQTCGKRFGRRDELRVHMRMHAGEKP; encoded by the exons ATGTCTTCGGTTCAGTATTTGAGAGAGTTTATCAGCGAGCGActaacagctgctgctgaggagatatTCACGGTCTTTGAAAAAACCATCGTCCAGTACGAAGAAGAGGTCGATCGTCAGCGCAGACTGCTGGAGACCGTTTTGAAACCTGAAATAAAGCTGCACAGGATCG agctcccacagcagcatgtctgtaaggaggaggaggttctcaATGACCAGCAGCTCTGTCACCAGGAGAGGAACTCCAGTCTGGACCAAGAGGAACAAGAACCTCCACAGAtaaaagaggaacaggaggaaatgttcaccagtcaggagggagagcagcttgTACTGAAGCAGGAGACTGACACCTGCATGTTGACTCCTCATGGTGAGGAAAGTGCCCATAGAGAACAAGAGGGTGagcaccagctcctctctcacaaCTCTCCTGTAGCTGAGAGCCAAGAtcagaacagaagaaaacatatgGATTCAAAAtctacaggaaatgaagaaccAAACCCACAGAAGAGTTTTCATGAAAACAGGAGTCACGGTAGCAATGTGGATAACTCTCCTAAATCAGAGATTAACTCTAATACTCAAACAGGTAAAAAGTCTTTCAAATGTGACACTTGTAGAAAAACGTATGTGTGTAAGTATAAATTGAAGAGTCATCTGGGAACGCACACAGGTGAAAAACCTTATTTATGCAAAATATGCAAGAAAGGATTTGGACGTGGTGATGAACTGAGAGTCCACATGAAaattcacactggtgagaagccaTTTTCTTGCCAAACATGTTGGAAAAGGTTTGGACGTAGTAATGAATTGAAAATCCACCTGAGAAgtcacactggtgagaagccaTATTCTTGCCAAACATGTACAAAACGTTTTGTAAGTAATAGTAAATTGAAAGTCCATGTGAGGtttcacactggtgagaagccaTTTTCGTGCAAAATTTGTCAGAAAGGTTTTGTAAGGATTTGTGATTTGAAGGTTCATATGAGAATTCACACTGGTGAAAAGCCATATTCCTGCCAAACATGTGGGAAAAGGTTTGTACGTACTGATGAATTGAGAATCCACATGAGAActcacactggtgagaagccaTATTCTTGCCAAACATGTGGGAAAAG GTTTGGACGTAGGGATGAATTGAGAGTCCACATGAGAATGCACGCTGGTGAGAAGCCGTAG